A part of Sinorhizobium chiapasense genomic DNA contains:
- a CDS encoding TetR/AcrR family transcriptional regulator, which yields MTENRRTNDPEGVRRRIIDAAYDAFVSQGYVATGMLELREKASVSGGAMAHHFPAKRDLGLAVIRDRVADAVRQTWIEPLQACADAPTAIDLIFGSIIDELMPKGSVSGCPLNNMAMEVSRHDPEMRDVLSGIFDAWHDALSARFQADVASKRARDLNPGSLATLTIAAYSGAMAIAKARQDVGPLVDCRAELAAMLATKYHLGT from the coding sequence ATGACTGAAAACAGAAGAACCAATGACCCTGAGGGCGTGCGTCGCCGGATCATCGACGCGGCCTACGACGCCTTTGTCAGCCAGGGTTACGTCGCGACGGGAATGCTGGAGCTGCGCGAAAAGGCATCGGTATCCGGCGGTGCGATGGCGCATCATTTCCCGGCCAAGCGTGATCTCGGACTGGCGGTAATCCGCGATCGCGTGGCCGATGCTGTTCGGCAGACGTGGATCGAGCCGCTACAGGCGTGTGCAGACGCGCCAACGGCCATCGATCTCATCTTTGGAAGCATTATCGACGAATTGATGCCCAAAGGTTCGGTCTCCGGCTGCCCGCTCAACAACATGGCGATGGAAGTCTCTCGGCATGACCCGGAAATGCGCGACGTTCTCAGCGGGATTTTCGATGCCTGGCACGATGCGCTGTCCGCAAGGTTTCAGGCGGACGTGGCATCGAAACGCGCACGCGACCTCAACCCGGGCAGCCTCGCAACGCTCACGATTGCCGCCTATTCCGGTGCGATGGCGATCGCAAAGGCACGCCAGGACGTCGGTCCGCTCGTCGACTGCCGGGCGGAACTGGCCGCGATGCTGGCAACGAAATATCACTTGGGAACGTAG
- a CDS encoding glutathione S-transferase family protein yields MATKRDPIAAVPSPMRNAAQPPIKLFQFPRVFAIPNLSPFCCKLETWLRIAGIPYEIVETPDPRKGPKGKLPFIEDSGARIADTSIIIDHLKRTRGVDPDASLDSSQRATALLVQRTLEEHYAFVVAYTHLVRDEGVRHTRARFDAVPAVVRPLVIRMVQKQIKNLLWQQGILRHTDNDIIESGVLDWRAVLAVMSEGPFFFGGRPTTVDATVFGTLATSVLTPIESPIRDFLRSKPACVAYVERMRSHFFPELSETAHQARAS; encoded by the coding sequence ATGGCCACCAAGCGCGACCCGATCGCCGCGGTTCCTTCTCCCATGCGGAACGCGGCGCAACCTCCCATCAAGCTGTTCCAGTTTCCGCGCGTGTTTGCGATTCCGAATCTCAGCCCCTTTTGCTGCAAGCTCGAAACATGGCTACGCATTGCCGGAATCCCCTACGAGATCGTCGAGACGCCTGACCCTCGCAAGGGACCGAAGGGGAAGTTGCCGTTCATCGAGGATTCGGGGGCGCGGATCGCCGACACATCGATCATCATCGATCATCTGAAAAGAACGCGCGGTGTCGATCCCGATGCGAGTCTTGACTCCTCGCAGCGCGCGACAGCGCTCCTCGTGCAGCGCACGCTGGAAGAGCACTACGCCTTCGTCGTGGCGTACACCCATCTGGTTCGCGACGAAGGGGTAAGGCATACGCGCGCCAGATTCGATGCAGTGCCGGCGGTTGTCCGTCCGTTGGTCATTCGCATGGTGCAGAAGCAGATCAAGAACCTGCTCTGGCAGCAGGGCATCTTGCGTCATACTGACAACGACATCATCGAATCCGGCGTGCTTGATTGGCGCGCCGTACTGGCAGTGATGTCCGAGGGGCCCTTCTTCTTCGGCGGGAGGCCCACCACCGTCGACGCAACAGTCTTCGGCACATTGGCGACATCGGTGCTGACGCCGATCGAGTCACCGATCCGGGATTTCCTCAGATCCAAGCCCGCGTGCGTAGCCTACGTGGAGCGAATGCGTTCGCACTTTTTCCCCGAGTTGTCCGAAACGGCCCATCAAGCCCGGGCATCATAG
- a CDS encoding TylF/MycF/NovP-related O-methyltransferase, which produces MHYLSSFTWRARRVLETSLLSATARSVRRERLTYLSPRKLRRLETALKEVLKENVPGDIAEFGIALGGSAIILSKKANRHGRRFHGFDVFGMIPPPQSAKDGQKAKDRYKTIASGKSKGLGGELYYGYRDNLYDEVCRSFTKYGFAVDGPMVNLHKGLFENTLPAAGIKNIAFAHIDCDWYDPVSYCLNSLADRVSPRGVIMIDDYHDYEGCRAATNEFLRARPDFTFEDGENVILRRTRLNG; this is translated from the coding sequence GTGCACTATTTGAGCTCTTTTACCTGGCGTGCGCGCCGCGTGCTTGAAACTTCCCTATTGAGCGCCACGGCGCGGTCCGTGCGGCGAGAGCGCCTTACCTACCTTTCGCCTCGCAAGCTGAGACGTCTCGAGACAGCACTGAAGGAAGTTCTGAAGGAGAATGTGCCTGGCGATATAGCCGAATTCGGCATTGCCCTGGGTGGAAGCGCAATCATCCTGTCCAAGAAAGCCAACCGCCATGGACGCCGCTTTCACGGCTTCGACGTTTTCGGAATGATACCCCCGCCTCAGTCGGCGAAGGACGGCCAGAAAGCAAAGGATCGTTACAAGACGATCGCGAGCGGGAAATCAAAAGGGCTGGGCGGCGAGCTTTATTATGGCTATCGCGACAATCTTTATGATGAAGTCTGCCGTTCCTTCACGAAATACGGCTTCGCCGTCGACGGACCGATGGTCAACCTGCATAAGGGACTATTCGAGAATACCCTGCCGGCGGCAGGGATAAAAAACATCGCCTTCGCCCACATCGACTGCGACTGGTATGATCCGGTCAGCTATTGCCTCAATAGCCTGGCAGACCGGGTCAGTCCGCGAGGCGTCATCATGATCGATGACTACCATGACTACGAAGGATGCCGAGCGGCGACAAACGAGTTCCTGCGGGCTCGTCCTGACTTCACATTCGAGGACGGAGAAAACGTCATCTTACGCCGAACCAGACTGAATGGCTGA